From the genome of Rubripirellula reticaptiva:
GGTTTCGCCTTTGCTTTCGTCGGGCGGAAAAATGACGAGGTCATCGTGGACATGGCGTGCCTCAACGGTGCGACCTTCTTTCGGTCGGCACCCGGTCGACCAGAGGAAATTGATCAACGCGGCCAGTTGGGGGCTCGCGTACGACTGGATGATTTTCCACTGCTCGGGCGTGTAAACGATCTCTCGTCGCTTTCGCTTCGGTTTAACGATTTTGGGAATCGGGGATGCATGGAGGTATTCGTGCTCGACCGCCCAATTGAACATTCGCTGCACAACCGAAATGGCATCATTTTGGCTCGTCGTGACCCCGACGCCCTTCGACCAGTTCAAGACGTGGTGCTTCCTCAGGGCAGAGATTTTGAGCGTCTTACCAATCGCTCCGATGAAGCTTTTCAAGTAGAGGCGGTGATTGCTGTAGGTGCCGGCACTCCGATTTTCTTGGCACCAATCGAGGTACGACTGCGAAAGTTCGTACACGGTCGACACTTCCGCCGAGACCGCCCGGCGAT
Proteins encoded in this window:
- a CDS encoding tyrosine-type recombinase/integrase gives rise to the protein MPREPRPYWKSQQQRWVCTIDGQRTTLGAEKEAAFDKYHQLMLNRRAVSAEVSTVYELSQSYLDWCQENRSAGTYSNHRLYLKSFIGAIGKTLKISALRKHHVLNWSKGVGVTTSQNDAISVVQRMFNWAVEHEYLHASPIPKIVKPKRKRREIVYTPEQWKIIQSYASPQLAALINFLWSTGCRPKEGRTVEARHVHDDLVIFPPDESKGETDSRVIFLTAEAKDIVAPRLEEKGVLFKNTKGVPYTKDALVQAMIRISKKAGFRCIAYGARHSYATNALIRSVDTVSLSHLMGHRSTRMVSNYAHLSQNIEHLRRQAENAASRK